A genomic window from Cucumis melo cultivar AY chromosome 8, USDA_Cmelo_AY_1.0, whole genome shotgun sequence includes:
- the LOC103490189 gene encoding uncharacterized protein LOC103490189, with product MERKKTMNWDGLRDDDDDDRFFESIERMSCAMPEDLASSSDDEDFEDSRMSFASVVSSAKHDEFRTFATSSPMTPEYDIWMAAPGSIKERRKRLLEGMGLNSGKQFQRLQSKEFQREVSRKLLENAQISQPGTVGSPEVVDQKQDASSQTPLPIVLVRSRSDGDIDTFSISRTRKDDLLGNVSKQRLTRTYSMIMGSSARMCSYPESIRVPNECSQPIGHGSALSTVFSNNRLGAFFLIKNLDTGKEFIVNGYDQDGMWNRLSDIQTGKQLTMEEFEKCVGYSPVVKELMRRENASRINGFFGDRKLNVNSYLSKSLRMSKRRGAALLKNIKGSMTGLIGEKDREIPQALETKLSKNASSSCPSPPHPSSSTTAAPTSSEWVKVRQSGKSYKELSALHFCQEIQAHEGSIWTMKFSCDARLLASAGEDRVIHIWEVQECEVMSMKPNEEGSMTPLHPSICPSPDRPGIGDASALPSEKRKKGKGISGSRKGNVIPDYVHVPESVFSLSEKPICSLNGHLDDVLDLSWSSDSQMLLSSSTDKTVRLWDMETKSCLKMFAHNDYVTCVQFNPMDDDYFISGALDAKVRIWNIPDRYVVDWTDLHEMVTAATYTPDGQGAIIGSHKGTCRMYSIEDSKLEQKHQVDIQSKKKNHGKKITGFQFVPGSPTEVLVTSADSRIRILEGAEITHRFRGFRNTSSQITASFSQDGKYVICASEDSHVFVWKREEPRNPSGKKGLMAIRGHEHFPCKDVSVAIPWPGMISGEPPLVQMNSKRHSKRGSSQPASASSSPTRDETNSIANNKKQLPPLPKKNNNAVENNNNNNNTNNNNNNNGGSTSTTPPDEEQQQQAQITRSESRTGESLSSSPSASIRHGDSPSLSSSAAINNNPTSSSWSSSWSWFDVGNSHGHHAIPATAWGLVIVTAGLGGEIRAYQNFGLPRRIGRQTNFWPTT from the exons ATGGAGCGCAAGAAGACGATGAATTGGGATGGACTTCGAGATGATGACGACGATGATCGATTTTTCGAGTCCATTGAGAGAATGTCGTGCGCCATGCCGGAGGATTTGGCTTCCTCTTCCGACGACGAAGATTTCGAAGACAGTCGCATGTCCTTTGCCTCCGTCGTCTCCTCCGCCAAACACGACGAGTTCAGAACCTTCGCGACGTCTTCGCCGATGACGCCGGAGTACGACATTTGGATGGCGGCACCAGGATCCATTAAGGAACGTCGCAAGCGATTGCTCGAAGGAATGGGCCTGAATAGCGGCAAACAATTTCAGAGGCTTCAGAGCAAGGAATTTCAGCGGGAGGTTTCGAGGAAATTACTCGAGAATGCTCAAATTTCTCAACCAGGAACCGTTGGATCTCCAGAAGTTGTAGATCAGAAACAAGATGCATCATCACAAACGCCATTGCCGATTGTGCTCGTTCGTTCACGATCTGATGGAGATATTGATACGTTCTCAATTTCCAGGACACGGAAAGATGATCTACTCGGAAACGTTTCGAAACAGCGTCTTACAAGAACTTACTCGATGATAATGGGGTCCAGTGCTCGGATGTGCAGTTATCCTGAATCGATTAGAGTTCCTAACGAATGTAGCCAACCGATTGGGCACGGTTCAGCATTGTCGACGGTGTTCTCGAACAACAGGTTAGGGGCGTTTTTTCTGATAAAGAATCTGGACACAGGAAAGGAATTCATCGTGAATGGATACGATCAAGACGGAATGTGGAATCGACTTAGCGATATTCAAACAGGGAAACAACTTACAATGGAGGAATTCGAGAAATGCGTCGGATATTCACCGGTAGTGAAGGAATTAATGCGAAGAGAGAACGCGTCAAGAATTAACGGATTCTTCGGCGATAGGAAACTCAACGTGAATTCATATCTATCGAAGAGTTTACGAATGAGTAAAAGAAGAGGAGCAGCTCTGTTGAAGAACATCAAAGGCTCAATGACAGGTTTAATCGGGGAAAAGGACAGGGAAATTCCTCAAGCCCTAGAAACAAAACTTAGCAAGAACGCATCGTCATCCTGTCCTTCTCCGCCGCATCCATCATCGTCAACAACAGCGGCGCCGACGTCGTCAGAGTGGGTAAAAGTGAGACAGAGCGGAAAATCATACAAAGAACTGTCGGCGCTACACTTCTGTCAGGAAATTCAGGCGCATGAGGGATCAATTTGGACAATGAAATTCAGTTGTGATGCTAGATTATTAGCAAGTGCAGGTGAGGATCGAGTAATACATATATGGGAAGTGCAAGAATGTGAAGTAATGTCAATGAAACCAAATGAAGAAGGAAGTATGACGCCGCTTCATCCTTCGATCTGTCCTTCACCTGATAGACCCGGCATTGGAGATGCTTCGGCTTTGCCATcggaaaagaggaagaaagggaaagggatttcaggaagtaggAAAGGGAATGTGATTCCTGATTATGTTCATGTTCCAGAATCTGTGTTCTCACTTTCTGAAAAACCGATCTGCAGTTTGAATGGACATCTTGACGATGTTCTTGATCTCTCTTGGTCTTCTGATTCTCAG ATGTTGCTTTCATCTTCAACGGACAAAACTGTAAGGCTATGGGACATGGAAACCAAAAGCTGTTTAAAGATGTTTGCTCACAACGATTATG TGACATGCGTACAGTTCAACCCAATGGATGATGATTATTTCATAAGTGGAGCATTAGATGCAAAGGTGAGGATATGGAACATTCCAGATAGATATGTGGTTGATTGGACTGACCTTCATGAAATGGTCACTGCCGCTACCTATACACCCGATGGCCAG GGTGCCATAATAGGTTCACATAAAGGGACTTGCCGAATGTACAGCATAGAGG ATTCCAAGTTAGAACAGAAGCACCAGGTTGATATTCAGAGCAAAAAGAAGAATCATGGAAAAAAGATCACTGGTTTCCAA TTCGTTCCTGGGAGCCCTACTGAAGTGCTGGTTACTTCTGCTGACTCTCGAATTCGAATCTTGGAAGGCGCCGAAATTACTCATAGATTCAGAG GTTTCCGAAACACAAGCAGCCAAATTACAGCTTCGTTCAGTCAAGATGGGAAATATGTGATATGTGCAAGTGAAGATTCTCATGTTTTTGTATGGAAGAGAGAGGAGCCACGGAATCCTTCTGGAAAGAAAGGTTTGATGGCAATCAGAGGTCACGAACACTTCCCATGTAAAGATGTTTCTGTAGCAATCCCCTGGCCTGGAATGATAAGCGGCGAACCGCCATTGGTGCAAATGAACTCGAAACGACATTCAAAACGTGGCTCGTCGCAGCCAGCTTCAGCCAGCAGCTCACCAACTCGAGACGAAACCAACTCAATAGCAAACAATAAGAAGCAGTTGCCACCTCTAccaaagaaaaataacaatGCTGTGGagaataacaacaataacaacaataccaacaataacaacaataataatggTGGTAGTACCTCAACAACTCCTCCAGATGAAGAACAGCAGCAGCAAGCTCAAATTACTCGCTCAGAATCCAGAACTGGTGAATCACTCAGTTCATCACCTTCAGCTTCTATCAGGCATGGCGATTCACCTTCTTTGTCTTCTTCTGCTGCTATCAACAACAACCCAACATCTTCCTCCTGGTCTTCCTCTTGGTCCTGGTTTGACGTCGGAAACAGCCACGGCCACCACGCCATCCCAGCTACGGCATGGGGATTGGTCATTGTGACTGCTGGGCTGGGAGGTGAAATAAGGGCCTATCAAAATTTTGGACTGCCACGTAGGATTGGACGACAGACTAATTTCTGGCCAACTACATAG
- the LOC127150727 gene encoding uncharacterized protein LOC127150727: MKVLYGSQELWDIVERGYTEVENQSELTNQQLVELRENRKKDKKALFFIYQVVMNLFSREFQQLLLQRRLGIFYDLPIKEKISLRSNGEKVGDQRVVEKILRSMPRKFEHIVVTIEESKYLSTLSINSLMGSLQSRRRRLKQFDVNPEEAFQMQTSFRGGSRGRRGGHGRRGGGRNYDNKNGANSEKFTRKLFFISRKKKRKRKRLWQKPRRKYGHFQADCWALKNGVGNTTMNMHKEQKKNDEGILFLACSVQDNVAEPTWYLDSGCSNHMTGNRSIFVTLDESFQSEVKTGDNTRLQVKGQGLKVSFEGDICAIKDQADVLIAKVKMTANKMFPLNFTYGQISCFSSILKDHPGFDIFDMVT; this comes from the exons ATGAAAGTGTTATATGGCTCTCAAGAATTGTGGGATATTGTTGAAAGAGGATACACTGAAGTTGAGAATCAAAGTGAGCTCACAAATCAACAACTTGTTGAGTTAAGAGAAAATCGTAAGAAAGACAAAAAGGCTTTATTCTTCATTTATCAAGTTGTGATGAATTTATTTTCGAGAGAATTTCAACAGCTACTTCTGCAAAGGCGGCTTGGGATATTCTACGATCTACCTATCAAGGAGAAGATAAG TTTAAGATCAAATGGTGAAAAAGTAGGCGATCAAAGAGTTGTTGAAAAGATTCTTAGAAGTATGCCAAGAAAATTTGAGCATATCGTCGTTACAATTGAAGAATCGAAATACTTATCTACGTTGTCTATAAATAGCTTGATGGGTTCTCTTCAATCCCGTAGGCGAAGATTAAAACAATTTGATGTTAACCCCGAGGAAGCTTTTCAAATGCAAACTTCATTTAGAGGTGGTTCACGTGGAAGACGTGGTGGTCATGGAAGACGAGGAGGTGGAAGAAACTATGATAATAAAAATGGTGCAAATTCTGAAAAATTCACAAGAAAGCTCTTCTTTATCTCGAGGAAGAAGAAGCGGAAGAGGAAGAGGCTTTGGCAGAAACCAAGGAG AAAGTATGGTCATTTCCAAGCAGATTGTTGGGCACTAAAAAATGGAGTTGGAAATACCACCATGAATATGcataaagaacaaaagaaaaatgatgaagGCATTCTATTCCTTGCATGTAGTGTTCAAGACAATGTTGCAGAGCCTACATGGTATCTTGATAGTGGTTGTAGTAACCACATGACAGGAAATAGAAGTATATTTGTTACTTTGGATGAATCTTTCCAAAGTGAAGTGAAGACTGGTGATAATACCAGACTACAAGTCAAAGGCCAAG GTTTAAAAGTTTCATTTGAAGGTGACATATGTGCAATCAAAGATCAGGCCGATGTTCTTATTGCCAAGGTAAAAATGACTGCTAATAAGATGTTTCCTCTTAACTTTACATATGGTCAAATATCTTGCTTCAGCAGCATATTGAAGGATCATCCTGGCTTTGACATTTTCGATATGGTCACTTAA
- the LOC127143764 gene encoding uncharacterized protein LOC127143764 isoform X1, with the protein MEARGGGDGGFSPRATVEDIQRRLLRPSSSLHSPPPPPTPLFYFFQFSLGKNAQDRNSSQFEANYMRLSRSREISSKERKLEDYLDPVLLSAISSKINRFEKIPRITVKREVRDFEWHVDELRMWTEDTAVGKEKIDAVNLGNDSDNLIENDVDGDVKFSTPFQKFEQNALVLFEL; encoded by the exons ATGGAGGCCCGAGGAGGCGGAGATGGAGGTTTTAGTCCACGCGCCACCGTAGAAGATATCCAGAGACGGCTGCTTCGACCGTCATCGTCACTTCACTCTCCTCCACCGCCACCGACGCCGTTATTCTACTTCTTTCA GTTTTCTCTCGGTAAAAATGCTCAAGACCGAAATTCCTCGCAATTCGAGGCGAATTACATGAGGCTGTCCCGGAGTCGAGAAATATCAAGCAAGGAGAGGAAGCTCGAAGATTACTTGGATCCGGTTCTTCTCTCTGCAATTTCTTCGAAGATCAATCGGTTCGAAAAGATTCCTAGGATCACGGTGAAGAGAGAGGTTAGGGATTTCGAGTGGCATGTCGATGAATTGAGGATGTGGACGGAGGATACGGCAGTTGGAAAGGAGAAAATTGATGCTGTTAATCTTGGTAATGACTCTGATAATCTCATAGAAAACGATGTTGACGGAGATGTTAAGTTTTCTACTCCGTTTCAAAAGTTTGAGCAGAATGCATTGGTACTGTTCGAATtatga
- the LOC127150726 gene encoding uncharacterized mitochondrial protein AtMg00810-like, whose translation MKKEFEMSDMGLIHYFLGIEVNQNEREIVISQQKYAHDLLKKFRMENASPCNTPMDANLKLCKDDIGEAVDPSLYRSLVGSLMYLTATRPDILFAVSMLSRFMTNPKRSHWEAGKRVLRYILGTINFGIYYKKVSESVLFGFCDSDWGGNVDDHKSTSGYVFSMGSGVFSWTSKK comes from the coding sequence ATGAAAAAGGAATTTGAGATGAGTGATATGGGTCTCATCCACTACTTTCTCGGAATTGAAGTTAATcaaaatgaaagagaaattgTCATTTCACAACAAAAGTATGCTCatgatttactaaaaaaatttcggatGGAAAATGCTTCACCTTGCAACACTCCCATGGATGCAAATTTGAAATTGTGCAAGGATGATATTGGAGAAGCAGTCGATCCAAGTTTGTATCGAAGCTTGGTTGGAAGCTTAATGTATTTGACAGCaacaagacctgatattttaTTTGCTGTAAGTATGTTAAGTAGATTTATGACGAACCCGAAAAGAAGTCATTGGGAAGCAGGTAAAAGAGTTCTTCGTTACATTCTTGGCACCattaattttggaatttattacaAGAAAGTTTCAGAATCAGTGTTGTTTGGTTTTTGTGATAGTGACTGGGGTGGTAATGTGGATGATCATAAAAGTACATCTGGTTATGTTTTTAGTATGGGTTCAGGTGTTTTTtcatggacttcaaagaaaTAA
- the LOC127143764 gene encoding uncharacterized protein LOC127143764 isoform X2 — MEARGGGDGGFSPRATVEDIQRRLLRPSSSLHSPPPPPTPFSLGKNAQDRNSSQFEANYMRLSRSREISSKERKLEDYLDPVLLSAISSKINRFEKIPRITVKREVRDFEWHVDELRMWTEDTAVGKEKIDAVNLGNDSDNLIENDVDGDVKFSTPFQKFEQNALVLFEL; from the exons ATGGAGGCCCGAGGAGGCGGAGATGGAGGTTTTAGTCCACGCGCCACCGTAGAAGATATCCAGAGACGGCTGCTTCGACCGTCATCGTCACTTCACTCTCCTCCACCGCCACCGACGCC GTTTTCTCTCGGTAAAAATGCTCAAGACCGAAATTCCTCGCAATTCGAGGCGAATTACATGAGGCTGTCCCGGAGTCGAGAAATATCAAGCAAGGAGAGGAAGCTCGAAGATTACTTGGATCCGGTTCTTCTCTCTGCAATTTCTTCGAAGATCAATCGGTTCGAAAAGATTCCTAGGATCACGGTGAAGAGAGAGGTTAGGGATTTCGAGTGGCATGTCGATGAATTGAGGATGTGGACGGAGGATACGGCAGTTGGAAAGGAGAAAATTGATGCTGTTAATCTTGGTAATGACTCTGATAATCTCATAGAAAACGATGTTGACGGAGATGTTAAGTTTTCTACTCCGTTTCAAAAGTTTGAGCAGAATGCATTGGTACTGTTCGAATtatga
- the LOC103490160 gene encoding uncharacterized protein LOC103490160, which translates to MLTRNATSFDLTFLSISNQPPQSQPVMAQQDDGWPLGLRMLNARVGLLENRDFPGSISFNTLPTGSPISFTDSSVLDSESSGSFFHSKSTTLGSLLGGSTSNIMELSRRSSREGSTEASLGVDRKINNYFKFKSKQWLFSLCCKLSTDAVIATRTHSLAHFLELERKRTATAAAAHPRPIVGRSNDNLTS; encoded by the exons ATGCTCACAAGAAATG CCACCTCCTTTGACCTGACGTTTCTTAGTATATCAAATCAACCACCACAGTCTCAGCCAGTGATGGCTCAACAGGATGATGGATGGCCTTTGGGATTAAGAATGCTAAATGCTAGAGTTGGATTGCTGGAAAATCGAGACTTTCCTGGATCAATCTCCTTCAACACTTTGCCTACCGGATCTCCCATCTCCTTTACTGACTCTTCAGTTCTTGACTCTGAG TCAAGTGGGTCATTCTTCCATTCTAAAAGCACCACTCTGGGTAGCCTACTCGGTGGTTCTACTTCTAACATCATGGAACTCTCAAGAAGATCGTCAAGAGAAGGTAGCACAGAAGCCAGCCTAGGAGTAGACAGAAAGATCAATAACTACTTCAAGTTCAAGTCCAAGCAATGGCTATTTTCCCTGTGCTGTAAACTGAGCACCGATGCCGTGATCGCCACTAGAACTCACTCGCTGGCTCACTTTCTAGAATTGGAGAGGAAACGAACTGCAACCGCAGCTGCCGCCCACCCTCGGCCAATTGTCGGAAGATCCAACGATAATTTAACCAGTTGA